From a region of the Rhinolophus sinicus isolate RSC01 linkage group LG04, ASM3656204v1, whole genome shotgun sequence genome:
- the RGP1 gene encoding RAB6A-GEF complex partner protein 2: MIEVVAELSRGPVFLAGEALECMVTVTNPLPPTATSASSEALAWASAQIHCQFHASESRVALPPPDSSQPDVQPDSQTVFLPHRGERGQCILSTPPKILFCDLRLDPGESKSYSYSEVLPIEGPPSFRGQSVKYVYKLTIGCQRVNSPITLLRVPLRVLVLTGLQDVRFPQDEAVAPSSPFLEEDEGGKKDSWLTELAGERLMAATSCRSLHLYNISDGRGKVGTFGIFKSVYRLGEDVVGTLNLGEGTVACLQFSVSLQTEECVQPEYQRRRGAGGAPSVSHVTHARHQESCLHTTRTSFSLPIPLSSTPGFCTAIVSLKWRLHFEFVTSREPGLVLLPPVHQPETVTWTGPEQVPVDTFSWDLPVKVLPTSPTLASYAAPGPSTSTITI; encoded by the exons ATGATTGAAGTGGTAGCAGAGCTGAGCCGAGGTCCTGTGTTTCTGGCGGGGGAAGCGCTGGAGTGTATGGTGACAGTCACCAACCCTCTGCCCCCCACAGCCACTTCTGCATCCAG TGAGGCTCTGGCCTGGGCCAGTGCCCAAATCCACTGCCAGTTCCATGCCAGTGAGAGTCGAGTAGCACTGCCTCCCCCTGACTCCAGTCAGCCAGATGTTCAGCCTGACAGCCAGACTGTCTTTCTACCACACCGAG GTGAGAGGGGTCAGTGTATCCTTTCCACTCCACCAAAAATCCTATTCTGTGACCTGAGGCTAGACCCTGGAGAATCCAAATCAT ACTCCTACAGCGAAGTGCTGCCCATAGAGGGACCACCCTCCTTTCGGGGTCAGTCAGTCAAGTATGTCTACAAACTGACCATTGGCTGCCAGCGTGTCAACTCACCCATCACTTTACTCAGGGTCCCTCTGAGGGTTCTTGTGTTGACTG GCCTTCAGGACGTTCGGTTTCCCCAGGATGAGGCTGTAGCCCCATCCAGTCCATTCTTGGAGGAGGATGAAGGTGGGAAGAAGGATTCATGGCTAACTGAGCTGGCTGGGGAGCGCCTCATGGCTGCCACATCCTGCCGAAGCCTTC ATCTGTACAATATCAGTGACGGTCGAGGAAAAGTTGGGACATTTGGCATCTTCAAATCTGTATACAGACTCGGCGAGGACGTGGTGGGGACCTTAAACTTAGGGGAAGGAACTGTAGCTTGTTTGCAG TTTTCAGTAAGCCTACAGACCGAGGAGTGTGTACAGCCTGAGTACCAGCGGCGCCGAGGGGCAGGGGGTGCCCCTTCTGTGTCCCACGTGACTCATGCCCGGCACCAGGAGTCCTGCCTACATACAACCAGAACCAgcttctccctccccatccctctcAGCTCCACCCCAGGCTTCTGCACAGCCATTG TGTCCCTGAAGTGGAGATTGCATTTTGAATTTGTAACATCCCGAGAACCAGGTTTGGTGCTCCTGCCTCCTGTGCACCAGCCCGAGACGGTCACCTGGACAGGGCCTGAGCAAGTGCCTGTAGACACCTTCAGCTGGGACCTCCCCGTCAAGGTGCTGCCTACAAGCCCGACCCTGGCCTCATACGCGGCCCCAGGCCCTAGCACCAGCACCATAACCATCTGA
- the MSMP gene encoding prostate-associated microseminoprotein gives MALRMLWAGQAKGILGGRGIICLLMSLLLQHPGVHSKCYFQAQAPCHYDGKYFTLGESWLRKDCFHCTCLHPVGVGCCDTSQHPIDFPAECEVRQEAGTCQFSLVQKSDPRLPCKGGGPDPEWGSANTPVPGAPAPHSS, from the exons ATGGCCCTAAGGATGCTCTGGGCTGGACAGGCTAAGGGGATCCTGGGAGGCCGGGGGATCATCTGCTTGCTGATGTCTCTGCTTCTCCAGCACCCAGGAGTCCACAGCAAGTGCTACTTCCAAGCTCAAG CTCCCTGCCACTATGATGGGAAATATTTTACCCTGGGTGAGTCTTGGCTCCGCAAGGACTGTTTCCATTGCACCTGTCTGCATCCTGTCGGTGTGGGCTGCTGTGACAC GTCCCAGCACCCCATCGACTTCCCCGCTGAGTGTGAGGTACGACAGGAGGCAGGAACTTGCCAATTCTCCCTGGTGCAAAAATCTGACCCTCGGCTGCCCTGCAAAGGGGGCGGGCCTGACCCAGAGTGGGGCTCAGCTAACACCCCTGTTCCTGGggctcctgctccccactccaGCTAA